A region of Vigna radiata var. radiata cultivar VC1973A chromosome 10, Vradiata_ver6, whole genome shotgun sequence DNA encodes the following proteins:
- the LOC106775497 gene encoding isoflavone 4'-O-methyltransferase isoform X2 produces MDVEELFQAQAHLYKYTYSFVASMCLKSAVNLGIPDAIFKNGQPITLSELVLALQIQPTKSGHVYRLMRLLVHAGFFATTKVVKDDKEELGYDLTPSSRLLLKDNVPTLSPFVRAMFHPALVHSSESLPEWFHRNETTPCDTAFGMSFWEYLSQNQEFNGLFNEAMVSDSGMVNLVMKNCKSVFEGLNSLVDVGGGKGGVGRIVCESLPNLQWTVLDLPHVVENLPDSTNLKFVGGDMFQSIPSADAVLLKLVLHAYSDEECIKVLKKCKEAVSKKGKTGKVIIIDIVVGQRNENHELTEAKLFFDMIMMVVVTGREREEKEWEKLFLEAGFSHYKITNIFGQKRK; encoded by the exons ATGGATGTTGAAGAGTTGTTTCAGGCTCAGGCTCATTTATACAAGTATACTTACAGTTTCGTTGCTTCCATGTGCCTCAAAAGTGCAGTTAACTTGGGAATACCAGACGCAATCTTCAAGAATGGCCAACCTATTACTCTCTCCGAGCTGGTCTTGGCACTTCAGATTCAACCAACGAAATCTGGTCATGTATATAGACTCATGCGCTTGCTGGTGCATGCTGGCTTCTTTGCCACAACCAAGGTTGTGAAAGATGATAAGGAAGAATTGGGGTATGATCTCACACCTTCTTCAAGGCTACTCCTTAAGGACAATGTTCCAACCTTGTCTCCTTTTGTTCGAGCAATGTTTCATCCGGCTCTAGTTCACTCATCAGAATCATTGCCAGAGTGGTTTCACAGAAATGAGACCACACCCTGTGACACTGCGTTTGGGATGAGTTTCTGGGAGTATTTGAGTCAAAACCAAGAGTTTAACGGCCTCTTCAATGAAGCAATGGTCAGTGATTCCGGGATGGTGAATTTGGTTATGAAAAACTGTAAATCTGTTTTTGAGGGACTGAATTCATTGGTTGATGTTGGTGGTGGTAAAGGAGGTGTGGGTAGGATAGTTTGTGAGTCACTGCCTAATTTGCAATGGACCGTGCTTGATCTTCCACATGTTGTTGAAAATTTGCCTGACAGTACCAATTTGAAGTTTGTGGGAGGTGACATGTTTCAGTCCATTCCTTCAGCAGATGCCGTTCTTCTCAAG TTAGTGTTGCATGCTTATAGTGATGAAGAATGCATTAAGGTACTGAAGAAATGCAAAGAAGCTGTTTCAAAGAAGGGGAAGACAGGGAAAGTAATTATCATAGACATAGTAGTTGGTCAAAGGAATGAAAATCATGAATTAACAGAAGCAAAGCTGTTTTTTGATATGATTATGATGGTCGTGGTCACTGgcagagagagagaagaaaaagaatgggAGAAACTCTTCTTGGAAGCTGGATTCAGTCATTACAAGATAACAAACATCTTTG GGcaaaagaggaaataa
- the LOC106776141 gene encoding auxin response factor 3, protein MGLIDLNTTEDDEAPLSASSSSAASSSSSHSGISTSASTFVGPPPPPPPSSVCLELWHACAGPLISLPKKGSVVVYLPQGHFEHVQDFPVTAYDIPPHVFCRVLDVKLHAEEGSDEVYCQVLLVPESEQVEQSLREGQIEADGEEEDTEAMVKSTTPHMFCKTLTASDTSTHGGFSVPRRAAEDCFPPLDYSQQRPSQELVAKDLHGLEWRFRHIYRGQPRRHLLTTGWSAFVNKKKLVSGDAVLFLRGDDGELRLGIRRAAQLKGSGSFAVPTGQQLNPGTFMDVVNALSTRCAFSVCYNPRFSSSEFIIPVHKFLKSLDCSYLVGMRFRMRFETEDAAERRFTGLIAGISDVDPVRWPGSKWRCLLVRWDDMEAARHNRVSPWEIEPSGSASSSSNMMAAGLKRTRIGMTSTKMEFPSPNGIGTSDFGESLRFRKVLQGQEILGVNPPFDGINAQSPRLYDLGRYYIGPNCPGIPPTGNNIRMQHAASDFSCNGTGFSESFRFQKVLQGQEILPSQPYGRALSIEEARANGRLGHFDGYQLLNSRNGWSVQMHDNAPHLHASVTPSQVSSPSSVLMFQQAVNPVSNSDYNNKKHSKMYQGLCASEVKARTFASPPSDDLTFSRRAPERASSLGMFDVRNQLGSSQSHNSVSALRNNQELVSSCKSSCRLFGFSLTEDTHVATKEVDASTITLPINAGPSFTRIVEEEFHPSRTLQSKAVGSNCPKGVLQY, encoded by the exons ATGGGGTTGATCGATCTGAACACCACCGAGGATGATGAAGCTCCATTATccgcttcttcttcttctgccgcttcatcttcttcttctcactctGGTATAAGCACTTCTGCTTCCACCTTCGTTggtcctcctcctcctcctcctccttcttcCGTCTGCTTGGAACTCTGGCACGCCTGTGCGGGCCCTTTGATCTCTCTGCCCAAGAAAGGAAGTGTTGTTGTCTACTTGCCACAGGGACACTTTGAGCATGTTCAGGATTTTCCGGTCACTGCTTATGATATCCCACCCCATGTCTTCTGTCGTGTTCTTGATGTCAAGCTCCAT GCAGAAGAAGGGAGCGATGAAGTATATTGCCAAGTGTTGTTGGTTCCTGAAAGTGAG CAAGTGGAGCAAAGTTTGCGTGAAGGCCAAATTGAAGCTGACGGGGAAGAGGAGGACACTGAAGCTATGGTGAAGTCAACAACTCCCCATATGTTCTGCAAGACTCTCACAGCTTCAGACACCAGTACTCATGGTGGATTTTCAGTGCCTCGCCGAGCAGCTGAAGATTGCTTTCCTCCTCTG GATTACAGTCAACAGAGACCTTCACAGGAGCTCGTGGCTAAGGATCTTCATGGCCTGGAATGGAGGTTTCGTCATATATACAGGG GCCAGCCACGGAGGCATTTGCTAACTACTGGATGGAGTGCATTTGTGAACAAAAAGAAGCTTGTTTCTGGAGATGCTGTGTTGTTTCTTAG gGGTGACGATGGAGAACTGAGATTAGGGATTCGTAGGGCAGCCCAGTTGAAAGGTTCTGGTTCCTTTGCAGTTCCCACTGGTCAGCAATTGAATCCTGGAACTTTCATGGATGTTGTTAATGCATTATCTACAAGATGTGCTTTTAGTGTTTGCTACAATCCAAG GTTTAGCTCGTCAGAATTCATCATACCTGTTCACAAATTCTTAAAGAGTCTTGATTGTTCTTATTTAGTTGGAATGAGGTTCAGGATGCGTTTTGAAACAGAAGATGCTGCAGAGCGGAG GTTTACTGGATTAATTGCTGGAATTAGTGATGTCGATCCTGTTAGATGGCCTGGATCGAAATGGAGATGCCTACTG GTAAGGTGGGATGACATGGAAGCTGCTAGGCACAATAGGGTTTCCCCATGGGAAATTGAGCCATCTGGTTCTGCTTCAAGTTCCAGCAACATGATGGCAGCTGGTTTGAAGAGGACCAGGATTGGAATGACTTCAACGAAGATGGAATTTCCTTCTCCCA ATGGGATTGGAACATCAGACTTTGGGGAATCATTAAGGTTCCGGAAGGTCTTGCAAGGTCAAGAAATTTTGGGTGTTAATCCTCCCTTTGATGGTATTAATGCTCAGAGTCCCCGGTTATATGACTTAGGGAGGTACTATATTGGTCCAAACTGTCCTGGGATTCCTCCAACGGGAAATAACATCAGAATGCAGCATGCAGCATCTGATTTTTCCTGCAATGGCACAGGCTTTAGTGAATCTTTCCGGTTCCAGAAGGTCTTGCAAGGTCAAGAAATTCTTCCAAGTCAACCATATGGAAGAGCATTGTCAATAGAGGAGGCTCGAGCTAATGGTCGCTTGGGACATTTTGATGGTTATCAGTTGCTTAACTCCAGAAATGGGTGGTCTGTACAGATGCATGACAATGCTCCGCATTTGCATGCATCCGTTACACCTTCTCAGGTGTCATCTCCATCATCTGTGTTAATGTTCCAGCAAGCAGTTAATCCAGTTTCTAACagtgattataataataaaaaacacagTAAGATGTACCAAGGTTTATGCGCATCTGAAGTGAAAGCTAGAACATTTGCTTCTCCCCCATCTGATGATCTTACTTTCTCCAGGCGAGCTCCGGAAAGGGCTAGTTCTTTAGGTATGTTTGATGTTCGTAATCAGTTGGGTAGTTCACAGTCACACAATTCTGTGTCGGCACTGAGAAACAATCAAGAGTTGGTTTCCTCATGTAAAAGTAGTTGTAGACTCTTTGGTTTTTCATTGACTGAGGACACACATGTTGCAACCAAAGAGGTTGATGCCTCTACCATCACTTTACCCATTAATGCTGGACCTTCCTTTACTAGAATTGTTGAAGAGGAGTTTCATCCTAGCAGGACACTCCAGAGCAAGGCGGTTGGAAGTAACTGCCCAAAG GGTGTGTTGCAGTATTGA
- the LOC106775497 gene encoding isoflavone 4'-O-methyltransferase isoform X3, which yields MDVEELFQAQAHLYKYTYSFVASMCLKSAVNLGIPDAIFKNGQPITLSELVLALQIQPTKSGHVYRLMRLLVHAGFFATTKVVKDDKEELGYDLTPSSRLLLKDNVPTLSPFVRAMFHPALVHSSESLPEWFHRNETTPCDTAFGMSFWEYLSQNQEFNGLFNEAMVSDSGMVNLVMKNCKSVFEGLNSLVDVGGGKGGVGRIVCESLPNLQWTVLDLPHVVENLPDSTNLKFVGGDMFQSIPSADAVLLKVLKKCKEAVSKKGKTGKVIIIDIVVGQRNENHELTEAKLFFDMIMMVVVTGREREEKEWEKLFLEAGFSHYKITNIFGMRSLIEVYP from the exons ATGGATGTTGAAGAGTTGTTTCAGGCTCAGGCTCATTTATACAAGTATACTTACAGTTTCGTTGCTTCCATGTGCCTCAAAAGTGCAGTTAACTTGGGAATACCAGACGCAATCTTCAAGAATGGCCAACCTATTACTCTCTCCGAGCTGGTCTTGGCACTTCAGATTCAACCAACGAAATCTGGTCATGTATATAGACTCATGCGCTTGCTGGTGCATGCTGGCTTCTTTGCCACAACCAAGGTTGTGAAAGATGATAAGGAAGAATTGGGGTATGATCTCACACCTTCTTCAAGGCTACTCCTTAAGGACAATGTTCCAACCTTGTCTCCTTTTGTTCGAGCAATGTTTCATCCGGCTCTAGTTCACTCATCAGAATCATTGCCAGAGTGGTTTCACAGAAATGAGACCACACCCTGTGACACTGCGTTTGGGATGAGTTTCTGGGAGTATTTGAGTCAAAACCAAGAGTTTAACGGCCTCTTCAATGAAGCAATGGTCAGTGATTCCGGGATGGTGAATTTGGTTATGAAAAACTGTAAATCTGTTTTTGAGGGACTGAATTCATTGGTTGATGTTGGTGGTGGTAAAGGAGGTGTGGGTAGGATAGTTTGTGAGTCACTGCCTAATTTGCAATGGACCGTGCTTGATCTTCCACATGTTGTTGAAAATTTGCCTGACAGTACCAATTTGAAGTTTGTGGGAGGTGACATGTTTCAGTCCATTCCTTCAGCAGATGCCGTTCTTCTCAAG GTACTGAAGAAATGCAAAGAAGCTGTTTCAAAGAAGGGGAAGACAGGGAAAGTAATTATCATAGACATAGTAGTTGGTCAAAGGAATGAAAATCATGAATTAACAGAAGCAAAGCTGTTTTTTGATATGATTATGATGGTCGTGGTCACTGgcagagagagagaagaaaaagaatgggAGAAACTCTTCTTGGAAGCTGGATTCAGTCATTACAAGATAACAAACATCTTTGGTATGAGATCACTCATTGAAGTTTATCCTTGA
- the LOC106775507 gene encoding uncharacterized protein LOC106775507, with product MKFHKEYLDLILVPSGLLIMFAYHLFLLYKYINQPHTTVMGFENNDKRIWVERIMQAEKRDVSTALSVIQSNTTAATFLASVSLTLSSLIGAWIANTPNIFLQRELIYGDTRPTTVTIKYICLLTCFLLAFSCFVQSTRHFVHANYLISTPDSFVPVSSVEIAVIRGGDFWSLGLRALYFALDLLLWFFGPIPMFISSLAMVLVLNYLDSNARPLHLNVSQGTQIQMPKRGFNL from the exons ATGAAGTTCCATAAGGAGTACCTGGATTTAATTTTGGTCCCTTCAGGTTTGCTAATCATGTTTGCTTATCACCTCTTCCTGCTCTACAAATATATCAATCAGCCTCACACCACAGTCATGGGATTTGAGAACAATGACAAAAGAATATGGGTTGAAAGAATTATGCAG GCAGAGAAAAGGGATGTCAGCACGGCTCTGTctgtaattcaatcaaacacCACAGCTGCTACATTCTTGGCCTCGGTCTCTCTGACTCTTAGTTCACTTATTGGAGCTTGGATTGCCAACACTCCCAACATTTTCTTACAGCGTGAATTGATCTATGGTGACACCAGACCAACAACCGTTACTATCAAGTACATTTGCCTGCTAACATGCTTCCTTCTAGCTTTCTCATGCTTTGTTCAATCAACAAGACACTTTGTTCATGCAAACTATTTGATAAGCACACCAGATAGTTTTGTCCCTGTGAGTAGTGTGGAAATAGCTGTCATAAGGGGAGGTGATTTCTGGTCACTCGGTCTTCGAGCCCTCTATTTTGCTCTTGATTTGCTACTTTGGTTCTTTGGGCCAATACCTATGTTTATTTCCTCACTGGCCATGGTGCTTGTCCTCAATTATCTTGACTCTAATGCAAGACCATTGCACCTTAACGTGTCTCAGGGAACCCAGATTCAGATGCCAAAGAGGGGCTTTAACTTGTGA
- the LOC106775354 gene encoding OPA3-like protein: MVLPLLKLGTLALKTLSKPVASRLKQQAALHPRFRQLIVNMAQTNHQITTRMQRRIYGHATDVEIRPLNEEKAVQAAVDLIGELFVFSVAGVLLIFEVQRSSRSEARKEELRKQELEAVRQKHENLAEEVELLKQRIQELEQMARGRGLTGILNFRQGNTEIGKAEKTA; encoded by the exons ATGGTGCTCCCACTTTTGAAACTCGGAACGCTGGCTTTGAAAACCCTAAGCAAACCTGTCGCTAGTAGATTGAAGCAGCAGGCGGCTCTTCACCCCAGGTTTCGCCAACTCATCGTTAACATGGCTCAG ACAAATCATCAAATCACCACGAGAATGCAACGGCGCATCTACGGTCACGCCACCGATGTTGAGATTCGGCCCTTGAATGAGGAAAAGGCTGTTCAGGCTGCGGTTGACCTTATCGGAGAACTCTTTGTCTTCTCG GTTGCAGGAGTTCTCTTGATCTTTGAGGTACAAAGAAGTTCTAGATCTGAGGCAAGAAAGGAGGAGCTACGAAAACAGGAGCTTGAg GCTGTGAGACAAAAACATGAGAACTTGGCAGAAGAAGTGGAACTTCTTAAGCAAAGAATTCAAGAACTGGAACAGATGGCCAGGGGACGAGGACTGACTGGCATTCTAAACTTCAGACAAGGTAATACAGAAATTGGAAAGGCGGAGAAAACTGCTTGA
- the LOC106775157 gene encoding uncharacterized protein LOC106775157 isoform X2: protein MNHLLLLFRHPLLPLSVAAAKLSLQPFSQTYYSYTRRGMNSEIFHGASSPLTTATFCITNKDLSAKKCVPCNTKDLQPMTQDEARTLLPQVADWDLVNEDGVLKLRRSWKVKTFTKGLEFFRIIGDLAEAEGGLTQNDFILAAKMNGLNLHGLLRRKASD, encoded by the exons ATGAatcaccttcttcttctttttcgcCACCCTCTTCTACCTTTGTCTGTTGCCGCCGCCAAGTTATCATTACAACCCTTTTCCCAAACCTATTACTCATACACACGGAGAGG AATGAATTCTGAAATTTTTCATGGAGCCTCTTCACCTCTCACAACCGCTACATTTTGCATTACCAACAAAG actTGTCAGCTAAGAAGTGTGTACCCTGCAATACAAAGGACTTGCAGCCCATGACCCAGGATGAAGCACGCACTCTGCTTCCACAG GTTGCCGATTGGGATTTGGTAAACGAGGATGGTGTATTGAAATTGAGGAGATCATGGAAAGTGAAGACTTTTACCAAAGGATTGGAATTTTTCAGGATAATAGGTGATCTTGCTGAAGCTGAAG GTGGGCTGACCCAGAATGATTTTATTCTCGCTGCTAAGATGAATGGACTTAATTTGCATGGCTTGCTTAGACGGAAGGCTTCCGACTGa
- the LOC106774397 gene encoding transcription factor VOZ1 isoform X2 has product MKKISKSSCKSASHRLFKDKARNHVDDLQVMFLDLQFARKESRTIDVALLEEQLHQMLREWKAELNEPSPASSLQQGGSLGSFSTDVYRLLQLCEEEDDATSPLVAPKPEPNDQTMQPGARVIVQEGQHEQEFLLLKECKHSAVGVPNMEANNLDGPALELHQFEFNKDLDHSFYAGTGFCEEGGVPHISSYLPRACPPPSAFLGPKCALWDCPRPVQGLDWCQDYCSSFHAALALNEGPPGMTPVLRPGGIGLKDNLLFAALSAKAHGKVVGIPECEGAATAKSPWNAPELFDICVLEGETIREWLFFDKPRRAFESGNRKQRSLPDYSGRGWHESRKQVMNEFGGLKRSYYMDPQPLNLFEWHLYEYEISMCDACALYRLELKLVDGKKSSKAKIITGDSVVDLQKHMGSLSAEFHSDSNKRSAKGTTRQGGFFSLSKHCE; this is encoded by the exons ATGAAGAAAATTTCCAAGAGCAGCTGCAAGTCCGCATCACACAGGCTCTTTAAAGACAAGGCAAGGAACCATGTTGATGATCTACAGGTCATGTTCTTGGATCTGCAGTTTGCCAGAAAGGAGAGCCGAACGATTGATGTGGCACTCCTTGAGGAGCAACTCCATCAAATGCTTCGTGAGTGGAAGGCCGAGCTCAATGAGCCTTCTCCAGCTTCTTCTCTGCAACAA GGTGGTAGTCTTGGTTCATTCTCGACCGATGTCTATAGGCTATTGCAGCTCtgtgaggaggaagatgatgcCACTAGTCCATTAGTTGCACCCAAGCCTGAACCTAATGATCAGACTATGCAGCCTGGAGCTAGGGTGATAGTCCAAGAG GGCCAGCATGAACAAGAATTTCTATTACTTAAAGAATGCAAACACTCCGCAGTAGGAGTTCCCAACATGGAAGCTAACAACTTGGACGGACCTGCTTTAGAACTTCATCAATTTGAATTCAATAAGGACTTGGATCACAGCTTTTATGCGGGTACAGGATTTTGTGAGGAAGGTGGTGTTCCTCATATATCTAGCTATCTTCCAAGGGCGTGTCCTCCTCCTTCTGCTTTCTTAGGTCCAAAATGCGCACTTTGGGACTGTCCAAGACCTGTTCAAGGGTTGGACTGGTGTCAAGATTATTGCAGTAGCTTTCATGCTGCTCTTGCTTTAAATGAAGGACCACCAGGCATGACCCCAGTTCTAAGACCTGGGGGAATTGGACTCAAGGATAATTTACTTTTCGCAGCTCTTAGTGCAAAGGCACACGGAAAAGTTGTTGGCATCCCAGAATGTGAGGGAGCAGCAACTGCAAAATCTCCATGGAATGCACCTG AACTCTTTGATATTTGTGTCCTGGAGGGTGAGACTATCAGGGAGTGGCTTTTCTTTGATAAACCTAGAAGGGCTTTTGAGAGTGGGAATAGAAAGCAGAGGTCACTGCCGGATTATAGCGGGCGTGGATGGCATGAATCTAGAAAGCAAGTGATGAATGAGTTTGGAGGGCTGAAGAGATCATATTACATGGACCCTCAACCTCTGAACCTTTTTGAGTGGCACCTTTACGAGTATGAAATCAGCATGTGTGATGCATGTGCGTTATATCGGTTAGAACTTAAGCTTGTTGATGGGAAAAAGAGCTCAAAGGCAAAGATAATAACAGGTGATTCGGTTGTTGATCTGCAGAAGCACATGGGAAGCCTCTCTGCTGAGTTTCATTCCGATAGTAACAAACGGTCTGCCAAAG gAACAACAAGACAAGGGGGTTTTTTTTCCTTGTCAAAACATTGTGAATAG
- the LOC106774397 gene encoding transcription factor VOZ1 isoform X1, whose protein sequence is MKKISKSSCKSASHRLFKDKARNHVDDLQVMFLDLQFARKESRTIDVALLEEQLHQMLREWKAELNEPSPASSLQQGGSLGSFSTDVYRLLQLCEEEDDATSPLVAPKPEPNDQTMQPGARVIVQEGQHEQEFLLLKECKHSAVGVPNMEANNLDGPALELHQFEFNKDLDHSFYAGTGFCEEGGVPHISSYLPRACPPPSAFLGPKCALWDCPRPVQGLDWCQDYCSSFHAALALNEGPPGMTPVLRPGGIGLKDNLLFAALSAKAHGKVVGIPECEGAATAKSPWNAPELFDICVLEGETIREWLFFDKPRRAFESGNRKQRSLPDYSGRGWHESRKQVMNEFGGLKRSYYMDPQPLNLFEWHLYEYEISMCDACALYRLELKLVDGKKSSKAKIITGDSVVDLQKHMGSLSAEFHSDSNKRSAKGSRTKLGIGGGVYSASNRAALLNPPYQYGLTAPYDFVVDNTSDYM, encoded by the exons ATGAAGAAAATTTCCAAGAGCAGCTGCAAGTCCGCATCACACAGGCTCTTTAAAGACAAGGCAAGGAACCATGTTGATGATCTACAGGTCATGTTCTTGGATCTGCAGTTTGCCAGAAAGGAGAGCCGAACGATTGATGTGGCACTCCTTGAGGAGCAACTCCATCAAATGCTTCGTGAGTGGAAGGCCGAGCTCAATGAGCCTTCTCCAGCTTCTTCTCTGCAACAA GGTGGTAGTCTTGGTTCATTCTCGACCGATGTCTATAGGCTATTGCAGCTCtgtgaggaggaagatgatgcCACTAGTCCATTAGTTGCACCCAAGCCTGAACCTAATGATCAGACTATGCAGCCTGGAGCTAGGGTGATAGTCCAAGAG GGCCAGCATGAACAAGAATTTCTATTACTTAAAGAATGCAAACACTCCGCAGTAGGAGTTCCCAACATGGAAGCTAACAACTTGGACGGACCTGCTTTAGAACTTCATCAATTTGAATTCAATAAGGACTTGGATCACAGCTTTTATGCGGGTACAGGATTTTGTGAGGAAGGTGGTGTTCCTCATATATCTAGCTATCTTCCAAGGGCGTGTCCTCCTCCTTCTGCTTTCTTAGGTCCAAAATGCGCACTTTGGGACTGTCCAAGACCTGTTCAAGGGTTGGACTGGTGTCAAGATTATTGCAGTAGCTTTCATGCTGCTCTTGCTTTAAATGAAGGACCACCAGGCATGACCCCAGTTCTAAGACCTGGGGGAATTGGACTCAAGGATAATTTACTTTTCGCAGCTCTTAGTGCAAAGGCACACGGAAAAGTTGTTGGCATCCCAGAATGTGAGGGAGCAGCAACTGCAAAATCTCCATGGAATGCACCTG AACTCTTTGATATTTGTGTCCTGGAGGGTGAGACTATCAGGGAGTGGCTTTTCTTTGATAAACCTAGAAGGGCTTTTGAGAGTGGGAATAGAAAGCAGAGGTCACTGCCGGATTATAGCGGGCGTGGATGGCATGAATCTAGAAAGCAAGTGATGAATGAGTTTGGAGGGCTGAAGAGATCATATTACATGGACCCTCAACCTCTGAACCTTTTTGAGTGGCACCTTTACGAGTATGAAATCAGCATGTGTGATGCATGTGCGTTATATCGGTTAGAACTTAAGCTTGTTGATGGGAAAAAGAGCTCAAAGGCAAAGATAATAACAGGTGATTCGGTTGTTGATCTGCAGAAGCACATGGGAAGCCTCTCTGCTGAGTTTCATTCCGATAGTAACAAACGGTCTGCCAAAGGTAGTAGAACCAAGCTTGGCATAGGAGGTGGTGTTTATTCAGCTTCTAACAGAGCTGCTCTACTAAATCCACCTTATCAATACGGCTTAACTGCACCATATGACTTTGTTGTTGACAACACAAGTGACTATATGTGA
- the LOC106775157 gene encoding uncharacterized protein LOC106775157 isoform X1, which produces MNHLLLLFRHPLLPLSVAAAKLSLQPFSQTYYSYTRRGMNSEIFHGASSPLTTATFCITNKDLSAKKCVPCNTKDLQPMTQDEARTLLPQVADWDLVNEDGVLKLRRSWKVKTFTKGLEFFRIIGDLAEAEGHHPDLHLVGWNNVTIEIWTHSVGGLTQNDFILAAKMNGLNLHGLLRRKASD; this is translated from the exons ATGAatcaccttcttcttctttttcgcCACCCTCTTCTACCTTTGTCTGTTGCCGCCGCCAAGTTATCATTACAACCCTTTTCCCAAACCTATTACTCATACACACGGAGAGG AATGAATTCTGAAATTTTTCATGGAGCCTCTTCACCTCTCACAACCGCTACATTTTGCATTACCAACAAAG actTGTCAGCTAAGAAGTGTGTACCCTGCAATACAAAGGACTTGCAGCCCATGACCCAGGATGAAGCACGCACTCTGCTTCCACAG GTTGCCGATTGGGATTTGGTAAACGAGGATGGTGTATTGAAATTGAGGAGATCATGGAAAGTGAAGACTTTTACCAAAGGATTGGAATTTTTCAGGATAATAGGTGATCTTGCTGAAGCTGAAG GTCATCATCCTGATCTTCATCTTGTTGGCTGGAATAATGTTACCATAGAGATTTGGACACATTCTGTGG GTGGGCTGACCCAGAATGATTTTATTCTCGCTGCTAAGATGAATGGACTTAATTTGCATGGCTTGCTTAGACGGAAGGCTTCCGACTGa
- the LOC106775497 gene encoding isoflavone 4'-O-methyltransferase isoform X1 produces the protein MDVEELFQAQAHLYKYTYSFVASMCLKSAVNLGIPDAIFKNGQPITLSELVLALQIQPTKSGHVYRLMRLLVHAGFFATTKVVKDDKEELGYDLTPSSRLLLKDNVPTLSPFVRAMFHPALVHSSESLPEWFHRNETTPCDTAFGMSFWEYLSQNQEFNGLFNEAMVSDSGMVNLVMKNCKSVFEGLNSLVDVGGGKGGVGRIVCESLPNLQWTVLDLPHVVENLPDSTNLKFVGGDMFQSIPSADAVLLKLVLHAYSDEECIKVLKKCKEAVSKKGKTGKVIIIDIVVGQRNENHELTEAKLFFDMIMMVVVTGREREEKEWEKLFLEAGFSHYKITNIFGMRSLIEVYP, from the exons ATGGATGTTGAAGAGTTGTTTCAGGCTCAGGCTCATTTATACAAGTATACTTACAGTTTCGTTGCTTCCATGTGCCTCAAAAGTGCAGTTAACTTGGGAATACCAGACGCAATCTTCAAGAATGGCCAACCTATTACTCTCTCCGAGCTGGTCTTGGCACTTCAGATTCAACCAACGAAATCTGGTCATGTATATAGACTCATGCGCTTGCTGGTGCATGCTGGCTTCTTTGCCACAACCAAGGTTGTGAAAGATGATAAGGAAGAATTGGGGTATGATCTCACACCTTCTTCAAGGCTACTCCTTAAGGACAATGTTCCAACCTTGTCTCCTTTTGTTCGAGCAATGTTTCATCCGGCTCTAGTTCACTCATCAGAATCATTGCCAGAGTGGTTTCACAGAAATGAGACCACACCCTGTGACACTGCGTTTGGGATGAGTTTCTGGGAGTATTTGAGTCAAAACCAAGAGTTTAACGGCCTCTTCAATGAAGCAATGGTCAGTGATTCCGGGATGGTGAATTTGGTTATGAAAAACTGTAAATCTGTTTTTGAGGGACTGAATTCATTGGTTGATGTTGGTGGTGGTAAAGGAGGTGTGGGTAGGATAGTTTGTGAGTCACTGCCTAATTTGCAATGGACCGTGCTTGATCTTCCACATGTTGTTGAAAATTTGCCTGACAGTACCAATTTGAAGTTTGTGGGAGGTGACATGTTTCAGTCCATTCCTTCAGCAGATGCCGTTCTTCTCAAG TTAGTGTTGCATGCTTATAGTGATGAAGAATGCATTAAGGTACTGAAGAAATGCAAAGAAGCTGTTTCAAAGAAGGGGAAGACAGGGAAAGTAATTATCATAGACATAGTAGTTGGTCAAAGGAATGAAAATCATGAATTAACAGAAGCAAAGCTGTTTTTTGATATGATTATGATGGTCGTGGTCACTGgcagagagagagaagaaaaagaatgggAGAAACTCTTCTTGGAAGCTGGATTCAGTCATTACAAGATAACAAACATCTTTGGTATGAGATCACTCATTGAAGTTTATCCTTGA